The DNA window CCTCGCCGAGGGCGACGCGCGCAAGCTGCAATTCGCCGGGCCGCCCTGCGTGCTCGATGTCTATCTCTACACACCCGAAGGCGCGCGAGAGCAGCGGGCGACATGGGTCGACGCGCGCAATCTGGCAGGTGAGTCGGTGGAACCGGCGGCCTGTATCGGCGCCCTCGGGCGTTAGTCGCCGAAATCGAGCGGAGCTTCGGCCCCGCCCTGCATCGGCAAAGGGCCCTTGGGCGGGATCGCTGGCATAGGCATGCCTGCTTCGGGCGGTTTCCTGCGCTTCGTGCCGTTGGACAGATGTCTGGAGAGGTGTCGCGACAGCAAGTCGGCTTCGACTTCGCGAGCGCGCAATTCCCTGAGCTTGCTCGCCATAGCGACGCGCACCCGCGCAACGCCCTTCAGTATCTCAACGCGCGCCCGAGACGCCTCGCGCACGATATGCGCAAAATCGTCGAAACTGGTGGGGCGGCGCTTCTCTTCCATTCCAACCCTATACCATGAAACTCTCGCCACAACCACAGGCGCCCTTGGCGTTGGGATTGTCGAACACGAAACCGGCGGTGAAATCGTCTTCCACCCAGTCCATCGTGCTGCCGACGAGGTAGAGCACGCTCGCCCCGTCGATGTAAAAGGTGCCGCCGGGGGTTTCGATCTTCTCGTCGAAGCCCTGCTCCTCGCTCACGTAATCGACCGAATAGGCCAATCCCGAACAACCGCGACGCGGGGTGGAAAGCTTGACCCCGATCGCATCGTCGGGTGCCTTCGCCATCAGATCGGCGACGCGCTGCTCGGCCGCTTGCGTCAGGATGACGGCGGCCTTGGGTGCGGGGCGGGTGCGGGTTGTCGTGTCGGTGGTCATGGTGAGCCCCTTATAGCATACCCAATTCGAGGCGGGCTTCGTCGGTCATTTTGTCCGGGCCCCACGGCGGATCCCAGACGAGATCGACTTCGGCATGGCGCACGCCGGGCACCGAACCCGCGCGCAGTTCGACTTCTCCGGGCATGCTCTCGGCCACCGGGCAGTGCGGGGTGGTGAGAGTCATGATAACTTTCACATCTGCTTCGTCCGAAACCTCGACATCGTAGATCAGGCCGAGATCGTAGATATTGACCGGAATTTCCGGGTCGTAGATTTCCTTCAACGCATCAACCACCGCCTGCTGCAGTGCGCCACCCGCCCCGGCTTCGGGCGCCGCATCGGGCTGCTTGTCCAGGAACCCGGCAAGGTAATCGCGTTTGCGCTCGAGCTTTTCGCCTGCGCTTTCGCTGGCGGGCTCCGGATCGACCGCGTCCGACACGCGCGCCCGCGGCGGCTTGGGGGCCACGACCTGGTCGAGCGGCGAGGGAGCCGCCACGTAATCCTTGTTTTCGCTTGCTTCGCTCATCCGAAAATCCTGAGTGTTCTCTCGATGCCGCGCATCAGCGCATCGACATCGCTTTCGTCGCTATAAAGGCCGAAACTGGCCCGCGCGGTGGCGGGGACGCCCAGATGCTCCATCAGCGGCTGGGCGCAGTGATGCCCGGCGCGGATCGCGACGTTTTCCTCGTCCAATATGGTGCCGAGATCGTGCGGGTGAACCCCATCGAGGGCAAAACTGACGATTCCGGCGCTTTTATCGGGACCGAACAACGTGACCTTGTTGGTGTCGCGCAGAGCCGCGCGCGCATTGGCGGCCAGCGCGCTTTCATGATCGAACAGCGTATCGAGACCCAGCGCAGAGACATAATCGATCGCCGCATGCAGCGCGATCGCCTCGGTAATCATCGGCGTGCCCGCTTCGAAGCGCTGGGGCGGCGGAGCATAGGTCGTGCCGGCGAACGACACCTTGTCGATCATCGCGCCCCCGCCCTGCCACGGAGGCATCGCCTCGAGCAGCGCTTCGCGCGCCCACAGCACACCGATCCCGGTCGGGCCGTAGATCTTGTGTCCCGAGAACACGTAAAAGTCGCAATCGAGCGCTTGCATATCGAGCGCCATGCGCGGTGCGGCCTGGCACCCGTCGAGCAGCAGTTTTGCGCCCGCGCCATGCGCAAGGCTGGCCGCCCGCTTGGCATCAAGTACCGAGCCGAGAACGTTCGAAACATGCGCCAACGCGACCAGCTTGTGCCGCTCGGTCAGCATGCTTTCCATCGCATCCAGATCGATCCGCCCATCTTCGGTCAGCGGGCAGACATCGATTTCGGCGCCGGTGCGCTCGGCCAGCAGCTGCCACGGCACGATATTGGAATGGTGCTCGAGCGCGGAGAGCATGATCCGGTCGCCCGGCTGCAGGTTTGCCCCGCCCCAGCTTTCGGCGACGAGATTGATTCCCTCGGTCGCGCCGCGGACGAACACGATCTCGTTCTCGCTCTTTGCCCCGATGAATTCGGCAACACGCTTGCGCGCGGCCTCATAGCCCAGCGTCATCTGGGCCGAGCGATTGTAGACCCCGCGATGGACGGTCGCGTAATCGCGGCCGAGCGCCCGGCTCATCGCGTCGATCACCGCCTGCGGCTTCTGCGCAGAAGCGGCGGTATCGAGGTAATGCCATGCCTCCCCCTCGGGCGTGAGGAGGCCGGGAAAATCCTGCTTGCGAGAGGTGACTAACGTTTCGCTCACAGATGCCGGTCCAGCTTGTCGAGCGCGATCCGCATCAGGCGTTCGCGTTCGTCTTCATCGTCGAGCGCAACGAACGCATTGCCGATAAAGGCCTGCACGAGCAGCCGCCGCGACAGTTCGGGCGAAAGCCCGCGCGCCGCCATGTAGAAGCGTGCCGTCTCGTCGAGCTGGCCGATCGCCGCGCCGTGGGCGCATTTGACGTCGTCGGCGAAAATTTCGAGCTGGGGCACGGCGTTCACGGTCGCGCCCTTCTCCAGCAGCAGACCCTTGAAATCTTGGGCCGCGTCGGTCTTCTGCGCATCGCGCACGACATCGATATTGCCGAGGAAATTGCCCGTTCCCTGCCCCCAATGCGCGGCGCGGACCACCTGGTTTGAAGTCGCTTCGGGTTCGGCATGGACAGTGCGGGTGACGAATTCGCGCACCGTGCTGCGACCGCCGACAGTCACACCGCCAAGTTCGAAATGGGCGCCTTTCGCCAGCCGCACTTCGATTTCGATGCGTCCGAGCTGGGCCGAAGCGATCACGCCGAAGATCTCTGCGCGCGCGCCTTCGCCGATGTCGATCCTGTAGCGATGAAGCTCGGTGCCGTCGGGATCGCTGGTCTCATCCTCGATCGCGATCAATTGGCGAAACGTCTCGCCCGCAGGGACGGAAATTTCGCGCCATTTGTCGAGCGACACGCCCTCGAGCGCAGCGACGTCCGAATAGCGCCAGGCTTCGTCGCGATTGGTTGGGAGAGTAGCCATCAAGCCGCCATCACCTCGTCATAGCCCTCGGCCTCGAGCTGCTTGGCGAGATCGGCATCGCCGGTCTTCACGATGCGGCCATCGGCGAGGATGTGGACGTAATCAGGCCGCACGTAATCGAGCAGGCGCTGATAATGTGTGATCAGCAGCACGCCCTTTTCGGGGCTGCGCATGATCGCATTGATGCCCTCGCCCACCGTCTTCAGCGCATCGATATCGAGCCCGCTATCGGTCTCGTCGAGCACCGCGAAGGACGGATCGAGAATGCCCATCTGGACCATTTCGGCACGCTTCTTCTCGCCGCCCGAAAAACCGACATTCACGTGCCGCTTGAGCATGTCCATATCGAGCTGGAGCAGCGCTGCCTTTTCCTTCGCTCGCTTGAGGAATTCGCCGCCGGTGAGCGGTTCCTCGCCGCGCTCTTCGCGCTGCGCGTTCACCGCCTCGCGTAGGAACTGCACGTTGGAGACGCCGGGAATCTCGACCGGGTACTGGAAACCCAGAAAAAGGCCCGCGGCGGCGCGCTCATGCGGTTCGAGATCGAGCAGATCCTTGCCCGCGAAGGTGACCGATCCTTCGGTCACTTCGTAACCCGGACGTCCGCCCAGCACATAGGCGAGGGTCGATTTGCCCGCGCCATTGGGCCCCATGATCGCGTGGACCTCGCCTGCATTCACTTCGAGGGTCAGGCCCTTGAGGATCGGCTTGCCGTCGATTTCGGCATGAAGGTTGTCGATTTTCAGCATAGTATCTCAAATGTCCGTGTGGCGACGACCGGGGACGACCCCGCGATTGCCGAAGAGTTCGGAGAGACGATCGAAGGCGCGGCGGCGCAATTCGTGTTCCGAGACGTTTTCCTGCTGGCGCGATTCGATATCGGCTTCCAGCGCGAGGTATGCGTTGCGATCGGCCGCAAGCATCTCGTCGAGCCCGTCCGCCCAATCGAGCGTGCCGGCCGTGTTGGTCTGGAAATCCATCCCGTAGCCGCCGAATTCGCGCACCAGCGCTTTCATCAAGGCGCCGGCCACGCGCCAGTCGCGCTCGTCGCGATAGGCGGTGGTCGAGAAGACATGGGCGCCTTCGAGCTGTGCGATATCCATCCCCGCATCGCGCATGATGTCGCGCAGCTCGAAGAGGTCCTCGTCCGCATCGAACACGTAATCGCGCGAATCCAGGATATGCGGGCAGTCGTCGACCAACACCGCGAGCGATTCATCCGGCGCGGTGCCGAACGCGTTATCTGCGCGATCGGAGCGCACGAGAATCCGCACGCCGGCACTCCTTTCGATCGCTGCATCGAGCGCGCGCGCTGTCGGCCAGCGCCCCTGCGGCACTGCGACCTTGTAGATATACCCCATCGAACCCGTCTCGCCTGCCTGTGCCTGTCCGGCGGCAGGAGTCCCTCCCGCTGCGTACCGATGGGTTCGCACGGCAACCTTGGATGTCCGAACAAACCCCGCACATTCATCTATATGGTGAATGAAAGCAGGGCGTTGGCGTTGCGTCAGCTGTCCCGCAACGGGACGGGTCAAGGGGGCGGCCGTCGCGATCACGCGTCGGCTCCGCCTTCTGGTTCGGAATCGCCCTGCGGTTCGGCATCACCCTGGGGGCGATCGAAGTCCGCTTCCGGACGCGGGCTGGAGCGCCGCATGGTGGCACGGTGCGCGGCACGGGCTTCGCGTTTGTCGCCGATGCGCATGCGCATGCCGGCGGTGATGCGGGGCAGCACGTCGTCGATCCGTTCGAGGATGTCCTCGGCCTTGATCCGCATCACGCGGATGCCGACCGCCTCGAGGCTCTTGTCGCGGCGCTTGGCCAGCGTCTCGTTCTCGCCTTCTTCGTCGATATCTATCGCCATGCCGAGCCGGTGGCAGACGAAATCGACGATCGCCGAGCCGACCACCGCATGCCGCTTGAAATCGTAGGGGCCCATGTCGGCCTCGGCAAAGCGCTTCGCCAACGCCTTGTGTGCATCCGAAGAAAAGCGGCGCATCTCGCGCGCCCGCTCATGCAGCGCATCAAGCCGCTTTTCCGAAATTTCCCACCCGCGACCCTTCTTCTTGATGGCGGGGGTCGTGTCGGATTGCTCGTCGGGCGAGCGGAGCTGGAGAGTTTTACGTTCGGTCATGAGGTATGCTGCAAGATATTGAGTATGCGCCCGGACGGATCTTTGACGAAAAATCGTCGTACTCCCCATGGCTCATTGGTAATCGGATAGACGATCTCGGCGTCCAATTGCTGAGCGCGTCTGTGAGCTTCCTCGACATCGTCAACTTCAATTGAGAGGCTCGGGACAGGTGCGCCCGAACCTCCCTCTTTCATGATGCTGAGCTGCGGCTTGGCCCGCTCATCTGACGCGACAGTCACAATGAATCCCTGATCCATCACGATATCGAGGTCAAACAAGCGCTCATAGAACGACGCTTCTTGCTGTGGGTTCTCGGAGCCGAAATCCGGAACAATTCTGAGTACCGTCACCCCACACTCCCTTCGAGCGAGATTGCCAGCAGCTTCTGCGCTTCGACCGCGAATTCCATCGGCAGTTCTTTCAGTACTTCCTTGGCGAAGCCGTTGACGATCAGCGCCATCGCCTGCTCTTCGTCGAGCCCGCGCTGCATGGCGTAGAACAGCTGGTCGTCGGAAATCTTGCTGGTGGTCGCTTCGTGCTCGATCTGGGCGCTGGGGTTCTTGACCTCGATATAGGGCACGGTGTGCGCGCCGCATCGATCGCCAATCAGGAGGCTGTCGCACTCGGTCCGGTTGCGCACGTTCTCGGCATTGGCCGCCACCGCCACGCGGCCGCGATAGGTGTTCTGCGACTGGCCCGCGCTGATGCCCTTGGAGATGATCGTGCTGCGCGTGCCGCTGGCATTGTGGATCATCTTGGTGCCGGTATCGGCCTGCTGGTGGTTGTTGGTCACCGCGACCGAGTAGAATTCGCCGACACTATCCACGCCGTTGAGCACGCAGGAGGGGTATTTCCATGTCACCGCGCTGCCGGTTTCGACCTGGGTCCAACTGATTTTGCTACGCGCGCCCTGGCACAGCCCGCGCTTGGTGACGAAATTGTAGATCCCGCCCACGCCCTCGGCATTGCCGGGATACCAGTTCTGCACGGTCGAATACTTGATCTCGGCATCGTCCATCGCGACCAGCTCGACCACGGCGGCGTGGAGCTGGTTCTCGTCGCGCATCGGCGCGGTACAGCCTTCGAGATAGCTGACGTAACTGCCCTTCTCGGCCACGATCAGCGTGCGTTCGAACTGGCCCGTATTCTCGGCATTGATGCGGAAATAGGTCGACAGCTCCATCGGGCAGCGTACGCCCTCGGGAATGTAGACGAAGGTGCCGTCGGAAAAGACCGCGCAATTGAGCGTCGCGAAATAATTGTCGCGCTGCGGCACGACCTTGCCGAGCCATTTCTTCACCAGCGCGGGATACTCGCGGATCGCCTCGCTGATCGAGAGGAAGATGACGCCCGCTTTCTTCAATTCCTCGCGGAAGGTGGTGGCGACCGACACACTGTCGAACACCGCGTCCACAGCAACCTTGCGCGCGCCCTTCACCCCGGCGAGCACTTCCTGCTCTCCGATCGGGATGCCGAGCTTGTCGTAGACCCGCTTGATCTCGGGATCGAGCTCGTCGAGCGATTCCAGCTCTTCCTTCTTCTTCGGCTCGGCGTAGTAGTACGCGTCCTGATAATCGATTTCGGGATAGCCGAGTTTGGCCCAGTCGGGCTCTTCCATATCCTGCCACAGACGGAAGGCCTTCAGCCGCCATTCGAGCATCCATTCGGGCTCTTTCTTCTTGGCGGAGATATATTTCACCGTGTCTTCGGTGAGGCCCTTGGGCGCGAATTCGGTATCGATATCCGAATGCCAGCCAAATTCGTATTCGGCCGCCTTGGCAGCCGCTTCGCGGGCTTCGGCATCCTGTTCGGGCTTGGCTTTGAGGTCTATCTGATCGGTCATGCGAGTTCTCTTTGCTGCGCCAGTTGCGTCAGCGGAATGTCGGCGAGCGCGCCGCGCAGCGCGTCGTTGATCAGCGGCCAGTGCGGGCGCATGTGGCAATCGGCACCGACCGCACAGTCCTCACCCTCGACGCAGGCAGTCAGTGCAATCGGCCCTTCGACCGCTTCGACGATATCGGCGACGGTGATCGCCGCCGCCGGACGTGCAAGTTGCAAGCCACCACCTGCACCCCGCGTGGAGCGCAGCAGGCCAGCGGACGAAAGTTTGCTGACGAGCTTCTGCACCGTCGGCACCGGCAGACCGGTTTCCGCCGCCAGTTCCGACGCAGAGGTACGCGCGCCACCGCAATGGCGCGCGGCGGCGCACATCATGACGACGGCATAGTCTGCAAGGTTGCTGAGGCGCATGCGGCCCAAATCGGACCGGAACCGTCCGATTTCAACCAAAACCCGACTGTTGCGAGTCGTTAGCGTTTAGGCAGCCGTACGCTCCACCTCGCCATTGCGAGTTGAGCGATGCGATGTCGAGACTGTAGGATCAGCGCTTCTCTTCCGCGATCCAAGCGTCGACATTTTCTTCCAGGATGCTGAGCGGCACGGCGCCATTGGTCAGCACGACATCGTGGAAGGCGCGAATATCGAAATCGTCGCCCAATTCGGCCTGCGCCCGGTCGCGCAGTTCCATGATCTTCAATTTGCCGATCATATAGGCAGTCGCCTGCCCCGGCATCACGATATAGCGCTCGATCGCCTTGCGGATATCGCCCTCGGGATTGGGGGTATTTTCCTTCAGGTAAGCGATCGCCTGTTCGCGGCTCCAGCGCTTCGAATGGATGCCGGTATCCACAACCAGTCGACAGGCTCTCCACAGCTCCATCCCCAGCCGGCCGAAGTCCGAATAGGGGTCGGTGTAGAAGCCCATGTCCTTGCCCAGTTCCTCCGAATAGAGCCCCCATCCTTCGGTGTAGGCTGTGAACCCGCCGAACCGGCGGAAGGCTGGAAGACCGTCGAGTTGCGTCTGGATCGAAAGCTGCAGATGATGCCCCGGCAGGCCTTCGTGATAGGCGAGCGCTTCGAGCTCGTTCTTGGACATATCCTTGAGATTGTAGAGATTGACGTAATAGGTCCCGGGCCGAGAACCGTCGGGCGCGGGGCTCTGGTAAAACGCCTTGCCCGCGCTCTTCTCGCGGAAGGCCTCGACCGGTTTCACCGTCAGCGCGTCTTCGGGCAGCACGCCGAAATATTCGGGCAGTTTCGCTTCCATCCGGTCTATCACGGCCTCAGCATCGGCCAGATATTCTTCGCGCGTGTCGTAGAAGAAGCGATCGTCGGTGCGGGTGTATTCGAAGAAGTCCTGCAAACTGCCTTCGAACCCGACCTGCTTCATGATTGCGCGCATCTCGTCATGGATACGGGCGACTTCGCGCAGACCGATATCGTGGATCTGGTCGGCGGTGAGATCGGTGGTGGTGTAGCTGGCGAGCAGCGCATCGTAATAGGCCTCGCCGTCGGGCAGGCGCCAAACACCATCGTCCGTTCCCGCCATCGCCTCCTGACGCTGCATCTCGGCCAGCAGACGGCGATAGGCAGGAGCCGCAAAGGCGCGCCAGCTGGCCAGCGCCTTGTCGGTGAGCATGGTCTTGCGATCCTCGGCAATGTCGAGCTTGGCGACCTTGCCGCGGAAATCCTCGAGCACGGCATTGTCGTCGCCTGCATTGAGCAGGTTCTCGATGTCATTGATGACATAGGCATAGACCCATTTGGGCGGCATCACGCCCTTGGCCGCGCGCTCGCGCGATTGCGCCGTCAGCGTGTCGAGCGCGCGGCCGCTTTCGCCGATCCGGCTGATATAGGCCTGCGCGTGATCTTCATTCGCCACGCGGTGGATATTGATCAGGAAGGCCGGTGCCTGGCTCTGCGCGCCGAACATCTGGTTGAAGATGTAGCCATTGTCGCGAAACGGATAGAGCGAAGCAGAACGATCGGCCTGGGCGAGGAACAGGCGATAGCTGAGCGCATCCTGCCCATCGAGATCGG is part of the Alteriqipengyuania halimionae genome and encodes:
- a CDS encoding HesB/IscA family protein, producing MTTDTTTRTRPAPKAAVILTQAAEQRVADLMAKAPDDAIGVKLSTPRRGCSGLAYSVDYVSEEQGFDEKIETPGGTFYIDGASVLYLVGSTMDWVEDDFTAGFVFDNPNAKGACGCGESFMV
- a CDS encoding SUF system Fe-S cluster assembly protein; translation: MSEASENKDYVAAPSPLDQVVAPKPPRARVSDAVDPEPASESAGEKLERKRDYLAGFLDKQPDAAPEAGAGGALQQAVVDALKEIYDPEIPVNIYDLGLIYDVEVSDEADVKVIMTLTTPHCPVAESMPGEVELRAGSVPGVRHAEVDLVWDPPWGPDKMTDEARLELGML
- a CDS encoding cysteine desulfurase — its product is MSETLVTSRKQDFPGLLTPEGEAWHYLDTAASAQKPQAVIDAMSRALGRDYATVHRGVYNRSAQMTLGYEAARKRVAEFIGAKSENEIVFVRGATEGINLVAESWGGANLQPGDRIMLSALEHHSNIVPWQLLAERTGAEIDVCPLTEDGRIDLDAMESMLTERHKLVALAHVSNVLGSVLDAKRAASLAHGAGAKLLLDGCQAAPRMALDMQALDCDFYVFSGHKIYGPTGIGVLWAREALLEAMPPWQGGGAMIDKVSFAGTTYAPPPQRFEAGTPMITEAIALHAAIDYVSALGLDTLFDHESALAANARAALRDTNKVTLFGPDKSAGIVSFALDGVHPHDLGTILDEENVAIRAGHHCAQPLMEHLGVPATARASFGLYSDESDVDALMRGIERTLRIFG
- a CDS encoding SufD family Fe-S cluster assembly protein, with amino-acid sequence MATLPTNRDEAWRYSDVAALEGVSLDKWREISVPAGETFRQLIAIEDETSDPDGTELHRYRIDIGEGARAEIFGVIASAQLGRIEIEVRLAKGAHFELGGVTVGGRSTVREFVTRTVHAEPEATSNQVVRAAHWGQGTGNFLGNIDVVRDAQKTDAAQDFKGLLLEKGATVNAVPQLEIFADDVKCAHGAAIGQLDETARFYMAARGLSPELSRRLLVQAFIGNAFVALDDEDERERLMRIALDKLDRHL
- the sufC gene encoding Fe-S cluster assembly ATPase SufC; this encodes MLKIDNLHAEIDGKPILKGLTLEVNAGEVHAIMGPNGAGKSTLAYVLGGRPGYEVTEGSVTFAGKDLLDLEPHERAAAGLFLGFQYPVEIPGVSNVQFLREAVNAQREERGEEPLTGGEFLKRAKEKAALLQLDMDMLKRHVNVGFSGGEKKRAEMVQMGILDPSFAVLDETDSGLDIDALKTVGEGINAIMRSPEKGVLLITHYQRLLDYVRPDYVHILADGRIVKTGDADLAKQLEAEGYDEVMAA
- a CDS encoding endonuclease domain-containing protein, with product MTERKTLQLRSPDEQSDTTPAIKKKGRGWEISEKRLDALHERAREMRRFSSDAHKALAKRFAEADMGPYDFKRHAVVGSAIVDFVCHRLGMAIDIDEEGENETLAKRRDKSLEAVGIRVMRIKAEDILERIDDVLPRITAGMRMRIGDKREARAAHRATMRRSSPRPEADFDRPQGDAEPQGDSEPEGGADA
- a CDS encoding VOC family protein → MTVLRIVPDFGSENPQQEASFYERLFDLDIVMDQGFIVTVASDERAKPQLSIMKEGGSGAPVPSLSIEVDDVEEAHRRAQQLDAEIVYPITNEPWGVRRFFVKDPSGRILNILQHTS
- the sufB gene encoding Fe-S cluster assembly protein SufB; the protein is MTDQIDLKAKPEQDAEAREAAAKAAEYEFGWHSDIDTEFAPKGLTEDTVKYISAKKKEPEWMLEWRLKAFRLWQDMEEPDWAKLGYPEIDYQDAYYYAEPKKKEELESLDELDPEIKRVYDKLGIPIGEQEVLAGVKGARKVAVDAVFDSVSVATTFREELKKAGVIFLSISEAIREYPALVKKWLGKVVPQRDNYFATLNCAVFSDGTFVYIPEGVRCPMELSTYFRINAENTGQFERTLIVAEKGSYVSYLEGCTAPMRDENQLHAAVVELVAMDDAEIKYSTVQNWYPGNAEGVGGIYNFVTKRGLCQGARSKISWTQVETGSAVTWKYPSCVLNGVDSVGEFYSVAVTNNHQQADTGTKMIHNASGTRSTIISKGISAGQSQNTYRGRVAVAANAENVRNRTECDSLLIGDRCGAHTVPYIEVKNPSAQIEHEATTSKISDDQLFYAMQRGLDEEQAMALIVNGFAKEVLKELPMEFAVEAQKLLAISLEGSVG
- a CDS encoding SUF system Fe-S cluster assembly regulator, with protein sequence MRLSNLADYAVVMMCAAARHCGGARTSASELAAETGLPVPTVQKLVSKLSSAGLLRSTRGAGGGLQLARPAAAITVADIVEAVEGPIALTACVEGEDCAVGADCHMRPHWPLINDALRGALADIPLTQLAQQRELA
- a CDS encoding DUF885 domain-containing protein; this translates as MTKRILLAATAPLALGACATIPAEDIDRTADTIADAVVDAIEGDEDEQNAELAAFFESYDEAQLAMSPLSKSYRGIIDEDYAKWDDVSAAAEARAYQLQQDYAARLKREFDLADLDGQDALSYRLFLAQADRSASLYPFRDNGYIFNQMFGAQSQAPAFLINIHRVANEDHAQAYISRIGESGRALDTLTAQSRERAAKGVMPPKWVYAYVINDIENLLNAGDDNAVLEDFRGKVAKLDIAEDRKTMLTDKALASWRAFAAPAYRRLLAEMQRQEAMAGTDDGVWRLPDGEAYYDALLASYTTTDLTADQIHDIGLREVARIHDEMRAIMKQVGFEGSLQDFFEYTRTDDRFFYDTREEYLADAEAVIDRMEAKLPEYFGVLPEDALTVKPVEAFREKSAGKAFYQSPAPDGSRPGTYYVNLYNLKDMSKNELEALAYHEGLPGHHLQLSIQTQLDGLPAFRRFGGFTAYTEGWGLYSEELGKDMGFYTDPYSDFGRLGMELWRACRLVVDTGIHSKRWSREQAIAYLKENTPNPEGDIRKAIERYIVMPGQATAYMIGKLKIMELRDRAQAELGDDFDIRAFHDVVLTNGAVPLSILEENVDAWIAEEKR